GACGAGCCGCGCTTCTACATCAACGACACCGGCACCGGGAACACGGTCAACACCAGCCACCCGCGCGTGCTGCAGATGATCCTCGATTCCCTGCGCTACTGGGTCGAGGTCATGGAGGTCGACGGCTTCCGCTTCGATCTCGGCACCATTCTGGGGCGTGAGCCGCATGGCTTCGACCAGCGTGGCGGCTTCTTCGATGCGATCGGCCAGGACCCGGTCCTGCGCAAGGTCAAGCTCGTCGGCGAGCCCTGGGACATCGGTCCGGGCGGCTATCAGGTCGGCGGTTTCCCGCCCGGCTGGGGCGAGTGGAACGACAAGTACCGTGACACCACCCGCGCCTACTGGGTGGGCGAGCCCGGCATCGTGCGCGACCTCGCCGCGCGGGTCACCGGCTCGGGCGACATCTACGATCTGCGGGGGCGCCGCCCCTGGGCCGGCGTCAACTTCCTGACCGCCCATGACGGCTTCACGCTCGCCGATCTCGTCTCGTACAATGAGAAGCACAACGAGGCGAATGGCGAGGACAACAAGGACGGCCACGGCCACAACCTGTCCTTCAATTTCGGGGTCGAAGGACCGACCGAGGACGACGGCATTCTCGCCGCCCGCGAGCGCCAGAAGCGCAACCTGCTGGCGACGCTCCTGCTCTCCCATGGCACGCCGATGCTGCTGGCCGGCGATGAGCACGGCCATTCGAACCGCGGCAACAACAACGTCTACTGCCAGGACAACGAGATCGCCTGGATGCGCTGGGAGGAGCTGACCGAGCGCGACCATGCGCTGACCCGCTTCGTCCAGCGCGTGACGCAGCTGCGTGCCGACCACCCGATCTTCCGGCGCGCCTCCTTCCGCGACGGTTGCCTGCTGCGCTGGGTCAACCCGGCCGGCGGCGACCAGCAGGAAGAGCATTGGGACGATGAGGGCCTGCGCGCGATCGGCCTGCTGATGCACATGCCCGACGTCGAGCAGGGCGGCGACGAAGCACTGATTCTTTTCAATGCCTTCGACGGCGACGTTCCCTTCAAGATTCCGCCGCGGATCAAGAAGGGGTCGTGGTCGGTGGTGCTCGACACCGACACCGGGCCGGGGTCCGACGAGGGCCGCAAGGGCCTTAAGGCCGATGCCGAGCTGACGCTGTCGCCGCGCTCGCTGATCGTGCTGATGTAACGTCACGACGGCTTCGGCGCATGCCGAAGCCGTCACCCCGGGCTGGTTGCCGGGGCTCCTTCCGGAGCCCCGGCGATCAATGCTTCGGAATGGGGCCCCTGATCTCCGCTTGGCTGTGGTGACCTGACCGACCTCACGGCGAGGTGGGCTCTGGGCCTTTCTGCCTGCTGAACAGGCTGACGCTGCGGGCCGGCAAGAGGCCTTCGCCTCCCTCCGGCGCCGAGCAGAGCAATCGCTGCCAACCCTGAGAAGGCCCATCGGGCAGGGCGAGCGTGACATCGCTCCGGCTGCGATTGACGGCGATCAGCAGGGAGTTCCCGTCGCCGTTCAGCATCAGGCACAACGCGTCCAGCCGGCCCCACTCCTCATCGGCGATCGTCGTCCCGTCGGGTGTCAGCCAGCGGGCGTCGGGAGGCTCTCCGGCTCCGGTCAGGAAGGTCGAGGCCGACAAGAGCGGGTGCTCAGCGAGCAACGCTGCAATCCCGGCTACGAAGGCGGCCAACTCGCGATCCGCACCCTCCCAGTCGAGCCAGAAGGCCGCATTGTCCTGACAATAGGCGTTGTTGTTCCCGTGTTGCGAGCGACCGAGTTCGTCGCCGGCTGTCAGCATGGGTACGCCGCGCGACAGGAACAGTGTCGCCAGCAAAGCGCGGACGTCGCGTCTGCGCGCGGCGGTCACGGCAGGGTCGCCGGTCGCGCCTTCGATGCCACCATTCCAGCTGTGGTTCTCGTTCTCACCGTCGCGGTTGCCCTCGCCATTGGCCTCGTTGTGCTTGACGGTATGGGCGACGAGGTCGGCCAGCGTGAAGCCGTCATGGGCGGCGATGAAGTTGACGCTGGCCGGCGGCCCACGATGGCGCGGCGCATAGAGATCGGCTGAGCCGGCCAGCCGCGTCGCCAGCGCTCCCGCTAAACCGGCATCGCCCCTCCAGAAGCGGCGAACATCGTCCCTGTAGCGGCCGTTCCATTCGGCGAAGGGCGCGGGGAATTCGCCAACGCGGTAGCCGCCAGGGCCGATGTCCCAGGGTTCGGCGATCAGCCGCGCCTGCGACAGGTCGGGGTCCTGCAGGATCGCGGCAAAGAGCGGGGCATCCTGCGAGTAGCCAGTATCCGAGCGGCCCATCACCGTGCCGAGATCGAAGCGGAAGCCGGCGACGCCGAGGGCGCGCCAGTGCCGCAGCGCGTCCATCGCCATGCGGATGACCGGCGCGCGGTCCAGCGCCAGCGTGTTGCCGCAGCCGGTGTCGTTGATCAGTTTGCCGGGTTCTTCCTTGGCGTGGCGGTAATAGACAGCGTTGTCGAGCCCGCGCAGGCTGATCGTGGCGCCGAATTCGTCGCTCTCGGCGGGTGTGGTTGAGGACGATGTCGAGGATGATGCCGATGCCGGCCTGGGCATAGGTCGCGCAGAGATGGGCGAGATCGGGCTCACCGCCCGGTGCGAGCCTCGGGTCGAGCGCGACGAAATTGACGGGGTTGTAGCCCCACGCATTGGCCAGCCCGAGGGGCGGCAGATGGCGCTCGTCCATCCAGGCCGTGACCGGCATGAGTTCGACATGGCTGACGCCGAGGCCGCGGATATGGGCGAGTATGGCTGGCTCGCAGAGCGCCTCCAGCGTGCCGCGGATGCGGTCCGGCACGGCCGGGTGGCGCATCGTGAAGGACTTCACCGCGAGTTCGTAGATGAAGGCGGGTGTCTTCTCCCTCCCCACCGCAAGCGGGGGGAGGGCTTCACCGACGATGCCGCGCGGCACGAGATCGGCCGTATCGACGCCTCGCTGCGCCAACCGCGGGTCCCAGCGGAACGCGCGGTCGATCCGGGTCGCATAGGGATCGACGAGCAGCTTCGTCGCGTCGAACCGGTGGCCGCGCTGAGGCTGCCAGGGGCCCTCGGCCCGCAGCGCATAGCGCAGGCCGGGGCCGGCGCCTGGCAGCAGGCCGTGATGAATGTCGCCGCTGCGGCAGGGCAGGGGCAGGCGTGCGATTTCGGCCTCGCCCGCCTCGTCGAAGAGGCAGAGGTCGATCCGTTCGCCATGGCGGGAGAAGACCGCGAAGGTGACGCCCGCCTCGCCGGCCACCGCGCCGAGGCGGGCGGGCAGCGGGCAGGCGACCAGCGCAGGCCTCGGCACCCGCCTCAGCCTCCGGCCGTGACGTCCGGCGAGGTCGGCACGTGCCAGATCCGCTCGGCATATTCGCGGATGGCGCGGTCGGCGCTGAACCAGCCGCAATGGGCGGTGTTGGTCACCGACATGCGCCACCACT
This portion of the Bosea sp. OAE506 genome encodes:
- the glgX gene encoding glycogen debranching protein GlgX → MSDGKATQFDVQAGDSTDLGAVHDGEGTNFAIFSAHAERVELCLFDESGETETARITLPEYTNEVWHGYLPGVKPGQRYGYRVHGRFAPEEGHRFNANKLLLDPYAREYSGSVDWNDAHYGYVVDAEGEKDLSFSELDSAPFMPKCVVCDWRADPNPPARPDIPWDRTIFYETHVRGFTKMHPAVPQDLRGTFDGLGEKAIVDYIKSLGVTSVELLPVHAYLDDHHLAAKNLTNYWGYNTIGFFAPMQRYEGKAHLSSFRDMVRKFHDAGLEVILDVVYNHTAEGNEMGPTLSFKGIDNFAYYRTMPDEPRFYINDTGTGNTVNTSHPRVLQMILDSLRYWVEVMEVDGFRFDLGTILGREPHGFDQRGGFFDAIGQDPVLRKVKLVGEPWDIGPGGYQVGGFPPGWGEWNDKYRDTTRAYWVGEPGIVRDLAARVTGSGDIYDLRGRRPWAGVNFLTAHDGFTLADLVSYNEKHNEANGEDNKDGHGHNLSFNFGVEGPTEDDGILAARERQKRNLLATLLLSHGTPMLLAGDEHGHSNRGNNNVYCQDNEIAWMRWEELTERDHALTRFVQRVTQLRADHPIFRRASFRDGCLLRWVNPAGGDQQEEHWDDEGLRAIGLLMHMPDVEQGGDEALILFNAFDGDVPFKIPPRIKKGSWSVVLDTDTGPGSDEGRKGLKADAELTLSPRSLIVLM